One genomic window of Cinclus cinclus chromosome 6, bCinCin1.1, whole genome shotgun sequence includes the following:
- the MED6 gene encoding mediator of RNA polymerase II transcription subunit 6, producing the protein MAAVDIRDNLLGISWVDSSWIPILNNGSVLDYFSERSNPFYDRTCNNEVVKMQRMTLDHLNQMVGVEYILLHAQEPILFIIRKQQRQSPTQVMPLADYYIIAGVIYQAPDLGSVINSRVLTAVHGIQSAFEEAMSYCRYHPSKGYWWHFKDQEERDKTKPKAKKKEEPSSIFQRQRVDALLLDLRQKFPPKFVQQKPGEKPIPVDQIKKEPEPVPEAVKPEEKETVKNAQSAGAKGPPEKRMRLQ; encoded by the exons ATGGCTGCTGTGGACATCCGAG aTAATCTGTTGGGAATTTCCTGGGTTGACAGCTCCTGGATTCCAATATTAAACAATGGGAGTGTGTTGGACTATTTCTCAGAGCGAAGTAACCCTTTCTATGACCGAACATGTAACAATGAAGTCGTCAAAATGCAGCGGATGACCCTGGACCATTTGAA CCAGATGGTTGGAGTGGAGTACATCCTCCTTCATGCTCAAGAGCCCATTCTCTTCATTATCCGAAAGCAGCAAAGGCAATCTCCAACACAAG tTATGCCATTGGCTGACTACTATATTATTGCTGGAGTGATTTATCAAGCACCTGACTTAGGGTCTGTCATTAACTCCAGAGTT CTCACTGCAGTGCATGGAATTCAGTCTGCTTTTGAAGAAGCTATGTCCTACTGTCGCTATCACCCATCCAAGGGCTACTGGTGGCACTTCAAAGATCAAGAAGAACGAG acaaaactaaaccaaaagccaagaagaaagaagaacCAAGCTCCATTTTCCAGAGGCAACGGGTAGATGCTTTGCTTTTAGACCTAAGACAAAAGTTTCCACCCAAATTTGTTCAG caaaagcctggagaaaagcCTATCCCAG TGGATCAAATCAAGAAGGAACCAGAACCAGTCCCTGAAGCTGTCAAGCCAGAGGAAAAAGAGACTGTAAAGAATGCTCAGAGTGCTGGTGCTAAAGGACCACCTGAAAAACGAATGAGACTCCAATGA
- the LOC134045550 gene encoding LOW QUALITY PROTEIN: disintegrin and metalloproteinase domain-containing protein 21-like (The sequence of the model RefSeq protein was modified relative to this genomic sequence to represent the inferred CDS: substituted 1 base at 1 genomic stop codon), producing the protein MRPGRRCRFPGNGPSSGPGPARPARRQLEPRGGSARAGPSQVLSPLGRGRPAPAAAMGAVPGLLLLPLLLPLLLGVGGCRGAGPAEPRTVWVTVPRQLSPRAGDDAPALSFWLNVAGRPRVLRLQPRKGLVSRPFTLVTYGRDGARQEEYPFVRDNCFYQGDVLGSPGSLVALSTCGRGLHGVLWVEDDTYQIEPVPNDPAFRHVLYRMEEANSPEGHGCELTPEVLQQQKAVLPWFKAPKAEEENEKLKDWWTHIRYVKMVVVVDHVRFVKSGRSKSEVLKDVMQVINVGDVMYKQLSVQLFLIGLEIWTESNFINVSNSIPSVLGEFNNWRKSNLYDRLYHDVAHLFAFQRFGSSLGLAYIGTVCDSKWSSAVISFTEKKLSGVFVTFVHELGHNLGMLHDKPDCNCRRKTCIMYENNAKTDSFSDCSYKEYFGLVVNGAQCLRQPPAPGTFYTGKREYCGNKVVESGEQCDCGSPANCRRDSCCHANCTFTAGSVCASGKCCKNCQVLPAGTLCRASTGSCDLPEYCNGISPQCPLDVYQQDGTPCNDGIYCYKGKCSSHSEQCQNLFGKQAKVAPLDCFKAVNTQGDRFGNCGIRDNVYFTKCSTKNVLCGRIQCENIVKVPFLQNHVTLVQTPVRDKNCWGLDYHMGMPRADVGAVEDGTPCGTDMLCINRTCMSVLVLKYDCNMTKCRGRGVCNNRKNCHCEYGWAPPYCELEGFGGSIDSGPPPARKISQRAKVRLMLFGFFSMCIVGVALSIHYRQEIEGWLMNKKAQFHRILELFQRLNKTEVPKENSPAGETKSTKDQKAKDVGDSTNYDNQLLLPPKYIIFVSRICIFLXFLCVFFHVLYPKRDDYIIMGCEIQSM; encoded by the exons ATGCGCCCCGGCCGCAGGTGCCGTTTCCCGGGGAACGGGCCCAgctccggccccggcccggcccggcccgcacGGCGGCAGTTGGAGCCACGGGGCGGTTCCGCCCGGGCTGGGCCCTCCCAGGTTCTATCCCCGCTCGGGCGGGGGCGGCCGGCGCCGGCGGCCGCGATGGGGGCAGTGCcggggctcctgctgctgcccctgctgctgcccctgctgctggGCGTGGGGGGGtgccgcggggccgggcccgcggAGCCTCGCACCGTGTGGGTGACGGTGCCGCGGCAGCTGAGCCCCCGGGCCGGCGACGACGCCCCGGCCCTTTCCTTCTGGCTGAACGTGGCGGGGCGGCCGCGGGTGCTGCGCctgcagcccaggaagggcctgGTCTCCCGCCCTTTCACCCTGGTCACCTACGGCCGGGACGGGGCCCGCCAGGAGGAGTACCCCTTCGTGCGGGACAACTGCTTCTACCAGGGCGACGTGCTGGGGAGCCCCGGTTCCCTGGTAGCCCTGAGCACCTGCGGCAGGGGCCTCCACGGCGTGCTCTGGGTGGAGGATGATACCTACCAGATCGAGCCCGTCCCCAATGATCCTGCCTTTCGGCACGTTCTCTACCGCATGGAGGAGGCCAACAGCCCCGAGGGACACGGCTGCGAACTGACGCCggaggtgctgcagcagcaaaaggctgtgctgccctggtTCAAGGCTCCCAAGGCAGAGGAGGAGAACGAAAAGCTGAAGGACTGGTGGACGCACATCAGGTATGTGAAGATGGTAGTGGTCGTGGACCACGTGCGGTTTGTGAAGTCAGGCAGGAGCAAATCCGAAGTCTTGAAGGACGTCATGCAAGTCATCAATGTTGGGGACGTTATGTACAAGCAGCTTTCTGTCCAGCTGTTTCTTATAGGACTGGAGATCTGGACTGAAAGCAACTTTATAAATGTTTCTAACTCTATTCCCAGTGTACTTGGTGAGTTTAACAACTGGAGAAAGTCAAACCTCTATGATCGTCTGTACCACGATGTTGCTCACTTATTTGCATTTCAGCGGtttgggagcagcctgggattaGCATATATAGGGACAGTGTGTGATAGCAAGTGGTCATCAGCTGTTATTTCCTTCACTGAGAAAAAGTTGTCTGGAGTTTTTGTCACGTTTGTCCATGAGCTGGGCCACAATCTCGGGATGCTCCATGATAAACCAGACTGTAATTGCAGGCGCAAGACATGCATTATGTATGAAAACAATGCTAAAACGGATTCGTTCAGTGACTGCAGTTACAAAGAGTACTTTGGGCTGGTTGTAAATGGTGCTCAGTGCCTTCGTCAGCCCCCAGCACCTGGCACTTTCTACACTGGGAAACGTGAATACTGTGGGAATAAGGTAGTAGAAAGTGGAGAGCAATGTGACTGTGGTTCACCAGCAAACTGCAGAAGGGATTCTTGTTGCCACGCAAACTGTACGTTTACTGCAGGTTCAGTCTGTGCATCTGGAAAATGCTGCAAGAACTGTCAGGTCCTTCCAGCAGGAACACTCTGCAGAGCAAGTACTGGCAGCTGTGACCTGCCAGAGTATTGCAATGGGATTTCCCCTCAGTGCCCACTGGATGTATACCAGCAAGATGGAACCCCTTGCAACGATGGTATTTATTGCTATAAAGGCAAATGTTCTTCCCACAGTGAACAGTGCCAGAATCTCTTTGGCAAACAAGCCAAGGTTGCCCCTTTAGATTGCTTCAAAGCAGTGAATACTCAAGGTGACCGGTTTGGGAATTGTGGTATTCGTGACAATGTCTATTTTACAAAATGCAGTACTAAGAATGTCTTATGTGGTAGGATTCAGTGTGAAAACATAGTCAAAGTGCCTTTCTTGCAGAACCATGTAACACTAGTCCAAACTCCTGTTCGAGATAAAAATTGCTGGGGTCTCGACTATCACATGGGGATGCCAAGAGCAGACGTGGGAGCCGTGGAAGATGGCACACCATGTGGTACTGATATGCTTTGTATCAACAGGACCTGTATGAGTGTATTGGTGCTGAAATACGACTGCAACATGACAAAGTGTCGTGGCAGAGGAGTGTGTAACAATCGTAAGAACTGTCACTGTGAGTATGGCTGGGCTCCTCCATATTGTGAATTGGAAGGATTTGGAGGTAGCATTGACAGTGGACCCCCTCCAGCCAGGAAGATTTCTCAGAGAGCAAAAGTAAGACTAATgctatttggttttttttctatgtgtATCGTTGGAGTAGCCCTTTCCATCCATTATAGACAGGAAATAGAGGGATGGCTTATGAACAAAAAGGCCCAATTCCATAGAATATTGGAGTTGTTTCAAAGACTGAACAAAACAGAAGTTCCTAAAGAAAACTCACCTGCTGGTGAGACAAAATCCACCAAAGATCAAAAAGCA AAAGATGTTGGTGACTCTACAAATTATGACAATCAACTGTTGCTACCTCccaaatacataatttttgtttctagAATATgcattttcctgtaatttttatgtgtattttttcaTGTCCTGTATCCAAAAAGGGACGATTACATTATAATGGGATGTGAAATACAAAGCATGTGA
- the SYNJ2BP gene encoding synaptojanin-2-binding protein — MNGSVTGGGYAEEIISLTRRPSGLGFNIVGGTDQQYVANDNSIYVSWIKKDGAAYLDGRLQEGDKILAINGKDLKDLRHRDAVELFRNAGYHVSLKIQRRLQPQNGPVSHRGDGDSGGLPLAAILVPGLALAATAVWILLRYRQRM; from the exons ATGAACGGCAGCGTGACGGGCGGCGGCTACGCCGAGGAGATCATCAGCCTCACCCGCAGACCCTCAG GGTTGGGCTTCAACATTGTTGGTGGGACAGATCAGCAGTACGTTGCCAATGACAACAGCATCTATGTCAGCTGGATCAAAAAGGATGGGGCAGCTTACCTTGATGGCCGATTACAAGAAGGAGATAAAATTTTAGCG aTCAATGGCAAAGACTTGAAGGATTTGCggcacagggatgctgtggaGCTGTTCAGGAATGCAGGCTATCACGTGTCTCTGAAAATCCAGCGCAGG ttGCAGCCACAGAATGGCCCTGTGAGTCATCGAGGAGATGGAGACTCAGGTGGGCTTCCTCTGGCAGCCATTCTTGTGCCAGGCCTGGCGCTTGCTGCAACAGCAGTCTGGATCTTGCTGAGGTATCGACAGCGGATGTGA